The Candidatus Bathyarchaeia archaeon DNA segment AAAGATGGTACGCTGAAAATCGTGCCAAGCCACGTGGCACAAAAAGAAGAAGCAGATGAATACATAATAAATGCTGATGCATGCGACGAGCACGGACTGCTTGAAAGAATAATCGTGGGAAGCTACATACTGGGACGAGATGTCATAAGAGTAACCTCTGCAACCAGAATAGGAAAAGCACACGTGGACGAGATTCGCCGAATTGTCCGCAAACTAATAGGATTAGGCATTCTCGAAGAAACCCCAAAAAACATTCTGCTACAATGCTCCGTCGACCCAGCAAAATTCAAACTTGACATGCTAATCAGGCGGTTGTCTCTAATTTCGTCAACAATATTGTCTGAAACCATGCAAGCCTTTCTTGAAGGAAACGAAACCTTAGCCATAGAAGCCATAAACCGCGAAGACGAAGCCGACACAATCTACTATTTAGCAGTGCGTCTACTCTTGGCTGCGCAACAAAAACCAGAAATTGCAGAACAAACAGGCGCAACCGACGTGCTCTTCATTCCTGCAACACGCTTGATACTTCAATATTTAGAATTGATTGCAGACTACTCGGAAGACATGGCTAAAAAAATCATCGACCTCGAAGTTTACCGTCGTAGATTGCCGAAAAACGTGATTGAAAAAATCTATCACCTCAGCGAGCTAACACAAACCATCTTCCAGAAAGCTTTAGACTGCGTTTTCACACGCGACCTCAAAGTTGCAAACAGCGTGCTAGAAATGAAAAGCGTACTCCAAACTGAATCGGACAAGCTCATGCGGGAAATTCCTGAAATTCCATACTTGAGAGCAATAATTTCGTGTTTAAACAAAATTGCAGACAAGGGCGCCACGATAGCAGACATCGCGATAAACAGAGCGCTGGAGCAACCGAGTAAGGAAGTGGAGAACATTATTCGCACAGTAAAACATGTGCGAACTTTACCATTAGCCGCGAAGAAGAAAACTTAACATTCTTTTTGCGTCATAATTACTTCAGATTTGGCTTGAGAAGGTTAATATAAACAGAAATAAATAGTATATATAGAAGGTGTGTCATGCACCATGAACGACTTTGAAGAAGCGTTACGAAATATAGATGTTTTCTGCAAAGTTTTGGTTAACAAAATCGTCGGAAACGAAGAAAACAGCAACATCACAATCGAGCCGATGGAACATCTCCTATATAAAAAGTACATAATAAGCGAACAGGTTGAGTCTAGTCCTATAGGCAAAAATTTCATTCCTCTTCCACAACTTGAAGAACCTTTAATTGACATTTTCGAGGAAGACAGGTACGTTAGGATTCTGATGCAGTGCCGCTGTAAGGAACAAAAAGTTACAATTCACCCAAGCATTGACGGTTTAGAAATCTGCAAGAGAGAATGTCACATTGATTCAGAAGGCACGGAAGTGTGTGTTGACAAATGCCAGAAGATAAATGTGCCAGTTAAAGAATTGCAGCTTGAAGACATGACTGTGAGATGTTCAAATAACGAAGTTTTTGAGGTTACTATTCCAAGAAAAAGCTACGAAAGCTAGAGCGCAGTCTCAGTTATTGTGAAGCGGCGCCTTTCCGTTTTATTCGAATTC contains these protein-coding regions:
- a CDS encoding phosphate uptake regulator PhoU is translated as MESRKVQKVGYSTMTVSLPSEWAKQNNINPGDIVFLLPEKDGTLKIVPSHVAQKEEADEYIINADACDEHGLLERIIVGSYILGRDVIRVTSATRIGKAHVDEIRRIVRKLIGLGILEETPKNILLQCSVDPAKFKLDMLIRRLSLISSTILSETMQAFLEGNETLAIEAINREDEADTIYYLAVRLLLAAQQKPEIAEQTGATDVLFIPATRLILQYLELIADYSEDMAKKIIDLEVYRRRLPKNVIEKIYHLSELTQTIFQKALDCVFTRDLKVANSVLEMKSVLQTESDKLMREIPEIPYLRAIISCLNKIADKGATIADIAINRALEQPSKEVENIIRTVKHVRTLPLAAKKKT